In Pithys albifrons albifrons isolate INPA30051 chromosome 6, PitAlb_v1, whole genome shotgun sequence, a single genomic region encodes these proteins:
- the CHAC1 gene encoding glutathione-specific gamma-glutamylcyclotransferase 1, whose protein sequence is MKRDPQRPEERPEPPPCPLLSSSSPSSPSGQAEGEGLTAPVWIFGYGSLVWRPGFEFTSRKVGFIRGYSRRFWQGDTFHRGSEKMPGRVVTLLEDCGACTWGVAYEVRGEQVAASLQYLNVREAVLGGYDTKFVEFHPQEKDVEEPILALVYIATPQNPSYLGPASEEDIAAQIIVSSGCAGHNIEYLLRLADFMRYFCPQAEDKHLFSIEEALISILPCLYYTEESLEETASVPQKSKG, encoded by the exons ATGAAGCGCGACCCGCAGCGTCCCGAGGAGcgcccggagccgccgccgtGCCCGCTCCTGTCCTCCAGCTCCCCTTCCTCGCCCTCGGGGCAGGCGGAGGGCGAGGGGCTGACGGCGCCGGTGTGGATCTTCGGGTACGGCTCGCTGGTGTGGAGGCCGGGCTTCGAGTTCACGTCGCGCAAAGTGGGCTTCATCCGCGGGTACAGCCGCCGTTTCTGGCAGGGCGACACCTTCCACCGCGGCAGCGAGAAGATG CCCGGCCGGGTGGTGACGCTGCTGGAGGACTGCGGG GCATGCACGTGGGGTGTAGCCTATGAAGTCCGTGGGGAACAAGTTGCTGCATCACTCCAGTATCTCAACGTCCGTGAAGCTGTTCTGGGAGGCTATGACACTAAGTTTGTGGAGTTCCACCCTCAGGAGAAAGATGTAGAGGAACCCATCCTGGCTCTTGTTTACATTGCAACACCCCAGAACCCTTCTTACCTTGGCCCAGCATCTGAAGAGGACATTGCAGCTCAAATCATTGTCTCAAGTGGTTGTGCTGGTCATAACATTGAGTACTTGCTGAGACTGGCAGACTTCATGCGCTACTTTTGTCCTCAAGCAGAGGATAAACATCTCTTCTCCATCGAAGAGGCTCTTATTTCCATCCTTCCATGTCTATACTACACAGAGGAGTCTCTAGAAGAAACTGCAAGTGTCCCTCAGAAGTCTAAGGGTTGA